A genomic region of Devosia ginsengisoli contains the following coding sequences:
- a CDS encoding succinylglutamate desuccinylase/aspartoacylase family protein produces the protein MSGPAKLAVELDRPGRHFGELFIPHSHDRSAYGRLSVPVIVIKGGAGPTLLATAGVHGDEYEGQMALLHATQELDPKKLSGRLILVPVANPPASEAGRRTSPIDGGNLARSFPGRADGSLTEQLAEGIHRLLLPLADALFDFHSGGSTLEYLPCAFGRLPADAALAGRVLALMTAFGAPDTIVMTRPEASATLVSAALDRGIAAMATELAGGGGVTASSVNLARAGLGNVLAHLGMLEQSARDNPTRLLGVTPSHFLRAPGKGLFEPAVMLGEKVQAGQVAGWLWNAERPELAPEVLHSPADGVVVCRRVPANCAKADVLLHLAAPITTEQLLGK, from the coding sequence TTGAGCGGGCCGGCAAAGCTGGCCGTAGAGTTGGACCGGCCCGGTCGGCACTTTGGCGAACTTTTCATTCCCCATTCGCATGATCGGTCGGCCTATGGCCGGCTGAGCGTGCCGGTTATCGTGATCAAAGGTGGTGCAGGCCCGACCCTGCTGGCCACGGCCGGCGTACATGGCGATGAATATGAGGGCCAGATGGCCCTGCTGCACGCGACGCAGGAACTGGATCCCAAAAAACTGTCCGGCCGGCTTATCCTGGTACCGGTGGCCAACCCGCCGGCGTCCGAGGCGGGGCGGCGCACCTCGCCGATCGATGGCGGTAACCTGGCGCGCAGCTTTCCGGGCCGGGCAGATGGCTCGCTGACCGAGCAACTGGCCGAGGGCATCCATCGCCTGTTGTTGCCGCTGGCCGATGCACTGTTCGATTTTCACAGCGGCGGCTCGACGCTCGAGTACCTGCCCTGCGCCTTCGGTCGCCTGCCTGCCGATGCGGCACTGGCCGGACGCGTGCTGGCGCTGATGACGGCCTTCGGCGCCCCCGACACTATCGTTATGACCCGGCCTGAAGCCAGCGCCACGCTGGTCTCGGCCGCACTCGACAGGGGCATTGCGGCCATGGCGACTGAACTTGCGGGTGGTGGTGGCGTGACCGCTTCCAGCGTCAATCTGGCGCGTGCCGGGCTCGGCAATGTGCTCGCCCATCTCGGCATGCTGGAGCAATCGGCGCGCGATAATCCGACGCGCCTGCTGGGCGTCACACCCAGCCATTTCCTGCGCGCTCCAGGCAAGGGCTTATTCGAACCAGCCGTGATGCTAGGCGAGAAGGTGCAGGCGGGACAGGTGGCGGGCTGGCTGTGGAATGCCGAACGTCCGGAACTGGCGCCCGAGGTGCTGCACAGTCCCGCCGATGGCGTGGTCGTGTGCCGTCGCGTGCCGGCGAATTGTGCCAAGGCCGATGTGCTACTGCACCTGGCCGCGCCAATAACGACAGAGCAATTGCTGGGCAAATAA
- a CDS encoding pyridoxal-phosphate dependent enzyme: protein MSSTHPVPASIDTITGQKRLELAHFPTPLEAAPRLAAHAGLAELFIKREDMSGYALGGNKLRQIDFILAEALDQGADMVITTAGSQSNFCRSLAGAAAKLGLGCHLHLRAKMGTDHVGNLLLDDIFGAKVTFTEKTDPWDPAIRAELDEIGQSYEAAGRKPYIAQLTGSSATLGIAGWVSGAAELMDDFRKIGRQPDAIVVVCGSGLTAGGLALGLKHLGATTRVVGVSAQQPEARLRQWIVETANAATTELGFATRLAPNDFDILDDKIGPGYGIPSPASIEAVRQAGRLAGLVLDPVYTGKGMAALLAEGDGGMLTGKSVVFLHSGGTPGLFTHAAAFDTDARP, encoded by the coding sequence ATGTCTTCAACTCATCCCGTCCCGGCCTCGATCGACACGATCACCGGGCAGAAAAGGCTCGAACTCGCGCACTTTCCGACGCCACTCGAAGCAGCTCCACGCCTGGCGGCCCATGCGGGGCTGGCCGAACTCTTCATCAAGCGAGAGGATATGAGCGGCTATGCCCTGGGCGGCAACAAGCTGCGGCAGATCGATTTCATCCTGGCCGAGGCGCTGGACCAGGGCGCCGACATGGTGATCACGACGGCGGGCAGCCAGTCTAATTTCTGCCGCTCGCTGGCCGGTGCGGCGGCCAAGCTGGGCCTTGGCTGTCACCTGCATTTGCGCGCCAAGATGGGCACGGACCATGTCGGCAATCTGCTGCTAGACGACATTTTCGGCGCCAAGGTCACCTTCACCGAGAAAACCGACCCTTGGGACCCCGCCATTCGCGCCGAACTGGATGAAATTGGCCAGAGCTACGAAGCGGCCGGCCGCAAACCCTATATCGCACAACTGACCGGCAGCAGTGCCACGCTGGGCATTGCCGGCTGGGTTTCGGGGGCGGCGGAACTCATGGACGATTTCCGCAAGATCGGCCGGCAGCCCGATGCCATAGTGGTGGTCTGCGGCTCGGGTCTCACCGCCGGTGGGCTGGCGCTTGGCCTCAAGCATCTGGGCGCCACGACGCGCGTCGTGGGCGTCAGCGCACAGCAGCCGGAGGCGCGGCTGCGGCAATGGATCGTGGAAACGGCCAATGCGGCGACGACGGAGCTGGGTTTTGCCACCCGCCTCGCGCCGAATGATTTCGACATTCTCGACGACAAGATCGGGCCAGGCTATGGCATACCCTCGCCGGCTAGCATCGAGGCGGTGCGGCAGGCCGGGCGGCTTGCCGGGCTGGTGCTCGATCCGGTCTATACCGGCAAGGGCATGGCGGCGCTGCTCGCGGAGGGTGATGGCGGAATGCTGACCGGGAAAAGCGTGGTTTTCCTCCATTCGGGCGGCACGCCGGGCCTGTTCACCCATGCCGCCGCCTTCGATACGGACGCCCGGCCTTGA
- a CDS encoding RidA family protein gives MTSAHNLESRIVELGYALPEVAVSKGNYVPFRIEGKLLYVSGQLCVGPDGKLSQAYKGKLGSKITETDGYAAAKLCLLQVLAQARMALGSLDRLRSCIRLGGFVNAEPDFTMPGAAMNGASDMIVEIMGEAGRHSRTTIGVATLPLGACIEVEALFAID, from the coding sequence ATGACGTCAGCTCACAATCTCGAATCTCGCATAGTTGAGCTTGGCTATGCCCTGCCGGAAGTCGCTGTATCCAAAGGTAATTACGTGCCATTCCGCATCGAGGGCAAGCTGCTCTATGTCTCCGGGCAGCTCTGTGTCGGCCCGGATGGGAAGCTGTCCCAAGCCTATAAGGGCAAGTTAGGGAGTAAAATTACCGAAACCGATGGTTATGCGGCTGCGAAGCTCTGCCTGCTGCAGGTTCTGGCCCAGGCGCGTATGGCGCTGGGATCGCTCGATCGGCTGCGTTCCTGCATCCGGCTGGGCGGCTTCGTCAATGCCGAGCCCGACTTCACCATGCCGGGCGCGGCAATGAACGGGGCTTCTGATATGATCGTCGAGATCATGGGGGAAGCGGGCCGGCATAGCCGGACCACGATCGGCGTGGCAACCTTGCCTTTGGGGGCCTGTATCGAGGTAGAAGCTCTCTTCGCAATCGATTGA
- a CDS encoding SIS domain-containing protein — protein sequence MTAMEALEGGEERFLEVLAARKSELSPSERRVADFVLQEPDKIIRMSIASLAETVGVSQPTVLRFVRAMGLASYPELKLRTGQSIVSGTPYVHSDVGSDDPLERIIDKVVDSSIYTLTAMRRSIDQATLERVVDILANAPRIDCYGTGAARILAMEAQHKLMRFGIPVVSYDDTHLQRLAAASLRPGDVALCFSHTGMVRDTEAMALKARECGSTVVSVTRPDTALSDASDIVLAIDAHENTEIYAPMVSRVAHAVLLDIITTAIALRGGPQMHEKLRAAKNSLADLRIQSRRSDG from the coding sequence ATGACCGCGATGGAAGCCCTCGAGGGCGGAGAAGAGCGCTTTCTCGAAGTGCTCGCCGCGCGCAAGTCGGAATTGTCGCCTTCGGAGCGGCGGGTGGCCGATTTCGTGCTGCAGGAACCCGACAAGATCATTCGCATGTCGATCGCTTCGCTGGCCGAGACTGTGGGGGTAAGCCAGCCGACCGTGCTGCGCTTCGTGCGTGCCATGGGGCTGGCCAGCTATCCCGAACTCAAGCTGCGCACCGGCCAGAGCATCGTCTCTGGCACGCCTTACGTGCATAGCGATGTGGGCTCGGACGATCCGCTGGAACGCATCATCGACAAGGTGGTGGATTCCAGCATCTATACGCTCACCGCCATGCGCCGCTCCATCGACCAGGCGACGCTGGAACGGGTGGTCGACATCCTGGCCAATGCACCGCGGATTGATTGCTATGGCACCGGCGCGGCGCGGATTCTCGCCATGGAGGCGCAGCACAAGCTGATGCGCTTCGGCATTCCGGTCGTGTCCTATGACGATACCCACCTGCAGCGGCTGGCGGCGGCCAGTCTGCGGCCGGGCGATGTGGCTTTGTGTTTTTCCCATACCGGCATGGTGCGCGATACCGAGGCCATGGCGCTCAAGGCGCGCGAATGCGGCTCCACTGTTGTCAGCGTCACCCGGCCCGATACGGCTTTGTCGGACGCATCCGATATCGTGCTCGCCATCGATGCGCATGAGAACACCGAAATCTATGCGCCCATGGTGTCCCGCGTGGCCCATGCCGTGCTGCTCGACATCATCACCACAGCCATAGCGCTGCGCGGCGGGCCGCAGATGCATGAAAAACTGCGGGCGGCCAAGAACAGCCTGGCGGACTTGCGCATCCAGTCCAGGCGCAGCGATGGATAG
- a CDS encoding M81 family metallopeptidase: MRVFVASLATETNTFSPIRIDRTAFEDSFYAPPGQHPETPTLCSAAFTAARKRARTESFTLIEGTATWAEPAGLVSRAAYEGLRDEILDQLAQALPVQVALFGLHGAMMAEGYDDCEGDLLVRARALVGPDAVIGVELDPHCHLTQAMIKASTVIVTFKEVPHSDFAERADDMVDLALRAARGEIRPVMSVLDCRSIANFMTSRSPGRELVDDMLAMEQRGDVLSLSVVHGFPAADMADVGTKILVITDGDRETGRRIAETLAERVLGFGTNRMPYMPGPAEAVTAALAAPRGPVILADRWDNPGGGVAGDSTFLLHALLDRPEARSALGALWDPVAVSFCAAAGVGARLEMRLGGKAAPSSGQPVDAEVEVTALTDDLVIPFQASLVSLGAAAAVRIGNLDLVLASKRAQTFHPQVFSAMGIDLMAKQVVVVKSASHFHTAFAPLAADIIYVNCGGPYPPDPTKIPYRKIRRPIAPLDIAEPVWMT; this comes from the coding sequence CTGCGTGTCTTCGTGGCTTCGCTGGCCACGGAAACCAATACATTCTCGCCCATCCGCATTGACAGAACTGCCTTCGAAGATAGCTTTTATGCCCCGCCCGGGCAGCATCCGGAAACGCCGACCCTGTGCTCGGCCGCCTTCACCGCCGCGCGCAAGCGGGCACGGACAGAGAGCTTTACCCTGATCGAGGGCACGGCGACCTGGGCAGAGCCGGCGGGCCTCGTCTCCAGGGCCGCATACGAAGGCCTGCGCGACGAGATTCTCGATCAACTGGCACAAGCGCTGCCGGTTCAGGTGGCTCTGTTCGGGCTGCACGGGGCGATGATGGCCGAGGGCTATGACGACTGCGAGGGCGACTTGCTAGTCCGGGCGCGGGCGCTGGTGGGGCCGGATGCGGTGATCGGGGTGGAGCTCGATCCGCATTGCCACCTGACCCAGGCCATGATCAAGGCCAGCACGGTCATCGTGACCTTCAAGGAAGTGCCGCATAGCGATTTTGCCGAACGTGCCGACGATATGGTCGATCTGGCCCTGCGCGCGGCAAGAGGTGAAATCCGCCCGGTGATGAGCGTGCTCGATTGCCGGTCCATTGCCAATTTCATGACCAGCCGCAGTCCGGGCCGCGAGCTCGTCGACGACATGCTGGCCATGGAGCAGCGCGGCGACGTGCTCAGCCTCTCGGTGGTGCATGGTTTTCCCGCGGCGGACATGGCCGATGTCGGCACCAAGATTCTCGTCATAACCGATGGCGACCGGGAGACCGGCCGGCGCATCGCCGAGACGCTGGCAGAGCGCGTTCTCGGCTTCGGAACCAACCGCATGCCCTATATGCCCGGCCCGGCCGAGGCGGTGACTGCAGCTCTGGCGGCGCCGCGCGGGCCGGTGATCCTGGCGGATCGCTGGGACAATCCCGGCGGTGGTGTCGCGGGCGACAGCACATTCCTGCTCCACGCATTGCTCGACCGTCCCGAGGCCAGATCGGCGCTGGGTGCTCTGTGGGACCCGGTGGCCGTATCGTTCTGCGCCGCGGCCGGCGTAGGCGCTCGCCTCGAAATGCGGCTGGGCGGCAAGGCAGCGCCCAGTTCCGGGCAGCCGGTGGATGCGGAAGTCGAGGTTACGGCGCTGACGGACGATCTCGTCATCCCCTTCCAGGCAAGCCTGGTGTCGCTGGGTGCTGCCGCGGCGGTGCGGATCGGCAATCTCGATCTCGTCCTTGCCAGCAAGCGTGCTCAGACTTTCCACCCGCAGGTGTTTTCCGCCATGGGTATAGACCTCATGGCCAAGCAGGTCGTGGTGGTGAAATCGGCTAGCCACTTCCACACCGCTTTCGCGCCCTTGGCGGCCGACATCATTTACGTCAATTGCGGCGGCCCCTATCCCCCCGATCCCACCAAAATCCCCTACCGCAAGATCCGCCGCCCCATCGCCCCACTGGACATCGCCGAGCCAGTCTGGATGACGTGA